The candidate division WOR-3 bacterium genome includes a window with the following:
- a CDS encoding 3-isopropylmalate dehydratase yields MRVWFYGDDINTDMLFPGKYTYTCSKPEEIKPHLLEDLDPEFAKAVQPGDIIIAGRNFGCGSSREQPVVGLKAVGVAAVIAKSFARIFYRAGINQGLLLIEAPDAVEFYQPGMAVELDAAAGIIRIGEREFSFPKPPPEILGIVEAGGLLEFTRKRLRERAVKR; encoded by the coding sequence ATGAGGGTTTGGTTTTATGGTGATGACATTAATACCGATATGCTGTTTCCGGGTAAATACACCTACACCTGTTCCAAACCAGAGGAGATTAAGCCCCACCTCTTGGAGGACCTTGACCCGGAGTTTGCGAAAGCGGTTCAGCCCGGAGACATTATCATTGCGGGCAGAAACTTTGGCTGCGGCTCTTCCCGGGAGCAGCCGGTTGTTGGTCTGAAGGCGGTGGGTGTGGCGGCGGTGATTGCCAAGAGTTTCGCTCGGATTTTCTATCGGGCAGGGATAAATCAGGGACTATTACTGATTGAGGCACCGGATGCGGTTGAATTTTATCAGCCGGGGATGGCGGTGGAACTGGATGCGGCAGCGGGGATTATCAGGATTGGTGAGAGGGAGTTTTCCTTTCCCAAGCCGCCTCCGGAGATTTTAGGGATTGTTGAGGCAGGGGGGCTCTTAGAGTTTACGCGCAAAAGGTTGCGGGAAAGGGCGGTTAAAAGATGA
- a CDS encoding 3-isopropylmalate dehydratase large subunit, whose translation MGMTFAEKIFARKTGRQAVKAGEIVFCKPDRILMHDNAAAITDKVLKDLTEFGLADPEQVVIVLDHTVPAVDEKTATGHKRIREFVQKYGIKRFFDIGTGVCHQVMVEKRLVLPGMVVVGSDSHTCSYGAVNAFATGIDRTEAAALLLTGETWFKVPESIRIFLKGRLQELVTAKDLILTIIGKIGADGADYCSVEFWGDVGHLTLDDRFTIANMGVEMGAKNAVFPVDEITKGFLGAIGIERKEWQDVWADGDAVYRQELTFEMDKVVPVVATPHKVDNCKPAGELKDVEVQQCLIGTCTNGRASDFGLAAEIIGKRKVSPKTRLLLLPASKSELEKALDAGDIQTLVEAGGVLLPPGCGPCLGAHQGVLAPGERCISTANRNFRGRMGCRDAEIYLASPATVAASALTGRITDPREVM comes from the coding sequence ATGGGAATGACATTTGCTGAAAAGATATTTGCCCGGAAAACGGGCAGGCAGGCGGTTAAAGCCGGTGAGATTGTTTTCTGCAAGCCGGACCGAATCTTGATGCATGATAACGCTGCAGCAATTACCGATAAGGTGTTAAAGGATTTGACCGAGTTCGGGCTCGCCGACCCGGAACAGGTGGTTATTGTCCTTGACCATACGGTGCCTGCGGTTGATGAGAAGACCGCAACCGGACACAAGAGGATAAGGGAGTTTGTCCAGAAATATGGGATTAAGCGGTTCTTTGATATTGGGACTGGGGTTTGCCATCAGGTGATGGTGGAGAAGAGGCTGGTTCTGCCGGGGATGGTCGTGGTTGGTTCAGACTCGCACACCTGTTCTTATGGTGCGGTGAATGCCTTTGCCACCGGTATTGACCGGACCGAGGCGGCGGCTTTGCTTTTGACCGGTGAAACCTGGTTCAAGGTGCCGGAGTCAATCAGGATTTTTCTCAAGGGCAGGCTGCAGGAACTGGTCACCGCCAAGGATTTGATTCTGACCATTATCGGCAAGATTGGGGCGGACGGGGCTGACTACTGTTCGGTGGAGTTCTGGGGTGATGTTGGACATCTGACCCTTGACGACCGTTTCACGATTGCCAATATGGGGGTGGAGATGGGCGCAAAGAATGCGGTCTTTCCGGTTGATGAGATAACCAAGGGGTTTTTGGGTGCGATTGGTATTGAGCGGAAGGAGTGGCAGGATGTTTGGGCAGATGGTGATGCGGTCTACCGGCAGGAGTTGACATTTGAGATGGATAAGGTTGTGCCGGTGGTGGCAACACCGCACAAGGTGGATAACTGCAAGCCGGCAGGTGAGTTGAAGGATGTTGAGGTGCAGCAGTGCCTTATCGGCACCTGCACCAATGGCAGGGCATCGGACTTTGGTCTGGCAGCAGAGATAATTGGTAAGAGAAAGGTTTCACCCAAGACCAGGCTTTTGCTCCTGCCGGCTTCAAAGAGCGAACTGGAAAAGGCGCTGGATGCGGGAGATATTCAGACACTGGTTGAGGCTGGAGGGGTGCTTTTGCCACCAGGGTGCGGACCCTGTCTTGGTGCCCATCAGGGGGTTCTGGCACCGGGTGAGCGTTGCATCTCAACCGCCAATCGTAATTTTCGGGGCCGGATGGGCTGCAGGGATGCAGAGATTTATCTTGCCAGCCCGGCAACGGTGGCGGCAAGCGCCCTGACCGGGAGGATAACCGACCCGCGGGAGGTGATGTAA